Genomic window (Heptranchias perlo isolate sHepPer1 chromosome 11, sHepPer1.hap1, whole genome shotgun sequence):
cgCCCCCAAgaatcagcgccgaccccgtcacagcgccccctagagtcagcgccgagcccgtcacagcgccttctagagtcagcgccgtgcccgtcacagcgccccctagagtcagcgccaagcccgtcacagcgccccatggagtcagcgccgaccccgtcacagcgccccctagagtcagcgccgagcccgtcacagcgccccctggagtcagcgccgagcccgtcacagcgccccctggagtcagcgccgtgcccgtcacagcgccccctagagtcagcgccgagcccgtcacagcgccccctggagtcagcgccgaccccgtcacagcgccccgtagagtcagcgccgagcccgtcacagcgccccctagagtcagcgccgagcacGTCACAGCGCCCcatagagtcagcgccgaccccgtcacagcgccccctagagtcagcgccgtgcccgtcacagcgccacctagagtcagcgccaagcccgtcacagcgcccccaagaatcagcgccgaccccgtcacagcgccccctcgaGTCAGCGCCgtccccgtcacagcgccccctagagtcagtgccgagcccgtcacagcgccccctagagtcagcgccgaacccgtcacagcgccccgtagagtcagcgccgaccccgtcacagcgcccccgagagtcagcgccgagcccgtcacagtgccccctagagtcagcgccgagcccgtcacagcgccccctagagtcagcgtcgagtccgtcacagcgccccgaagagtcagcgccgtgcccgtcacagcgccccctagagtcagcgccgtgcccgtcacagcgccccctagagtcagcgccgaccccgtcacagcgccccctagagtcagcgccgagaccgtcacagcgccccctagagtcagcaccgaccccgtcacagcgcccccaagagtcagcgccgagcccgtcacagcgccccctcgagtcagcgccgaccccatCACAGCGCCCCctcgagtcagcgccgagcccgtcacagcgccccctagagtcagcgccgactccgtcacagcgcccccaagaatcagcgccgaccccgtcacagcgccccctagagtcagcgccgaccccgtcacagtgccccggagagtcagcgccgagcccctcacagcgcccccgagaggcagcgccgagcccgtcacagcgccccctggagtcagtgccgagcccgtcacagcgccccctagagtcagcgccgatccCTTCACAGCACCCCCTAGAGTCAGGGCcttgcccgtcacagcgccccctagagtcagcgccgagcccgtcacagcgccccctagagtcagcgccgaccccatCACTGCgcccccgagagtcagcgccgtgcccgtcacagcgccccctagagtcagcgccgagcccgtcacagcgccccctggagtcagcgccgaccccgtcacagcgccacctagagtcagcgccgtgcccgtcacagcgccccctagagtcagcgccgtgcccgtcacagcgccccctagagtcagcgccgagcccgtcacagcgccccctagagtcagcgccgaccccgtcacaacgCCCCCAAgaatcagcgccgaccccgtcacagcgccccctagagtcagcgccgagcccgtcacagcgccttcgagagtcagcgccgtgcccgtcacagcgccccctagagtcagcgccaagCCCGTCACAGCTAACCatggagtcagcgccgaccccgtcacagcgccccctagagtcagcgccgagcccgtcacagcgccgcctggagtcagcgccgagcccgtcacagcgccccctagagtcagcgccgaccccgtcacagcgccccctcgagtcagcgccgagcccgtcacagcgccccctagagtcagcgccgaccccgtcacaacgCCCCCAAgaatcagcgccgaccccgtcacagcgccccctagagtcagcgccgaccccgtcacagtgccccggagagtcagcgccgagcccatcacagcgccccctagagtcagtgccgagcccgtcacagcgccccctagagtcagcgccgatccCTTCACAGCACCCCCGAGAGTCAGCGCcttgcccgtcacagcgccccctagagtcagcgccgagcccgtcacagcgccccctagagtcagcgccgaccccgtcacaacgCCCCCGAgaatcagcgccgaccccgtcacagcgccccctagagtcagcgccgaccccgtcacagcgcccccgagagtcagcgccgagcccgttacagcgccccctagagtcagcgccgagcccgtcacagcgccccctagagtcagcgccgagcccgtcacagcgtcccctggagtcagcgccgagcccgtcacagcgccccctagagtcagcgccgtgcccgtcacagcgccccctagagtcagcgccgtgcccgtcacagcgccccctggagtcagcgccaagcccgtcacagcgccccctggagtcagcgccgaccaCGTCACAGCGcaccctagagtcagcgccgagcccgtcacagcgccccctggagtcagcgccgaccccgtcacagcgccccctagagtcagcgccgagcccgtcacagtgcccccgagagtcagcgccgagcccgtcacagcgcccccgagagtcagcgccgagcccgtcacagcgccccctagagtcagtgcCGAGCCTGTCActgcgccccctagagtcagcgccgatcccttcacagcgccccctagagtcagcgccgtgcccgtcacagcgccccctggagtcagcgcaaagcccgtcacagcgccccctagagtcagcgccgaccccgtcacagcgccccctggagtcagcgccgagcccgtcacagcgccccctagagtcagcgccgagcccgtcacagcgccccctagagtcagcgccgacccggtcacagcgcccccgagagtcagcgccgtgcccttcacagcgccccctagagtcagcgccgtgcccgtcacagcgcccccttgagtcagcgccgagcccgtcacagcgccccctggagtcagcgccgagcccgtcacagcgcccccaagagtcagcgccgaccccgtcacagcgcccccgagagtcagcgccgaccccgtcacagtgcCCCCTCGAGTCAGCGCCgatcccgtcacagcgcccccaagagtcagcgccgactccgtcacagcgccccctagagtcagcgatgatcccgtcacagcgcccccccagcgtcagcgccgagccccaaacagcgccccctggagtcagcgatgagcccgtcacagcgccccctagagtcagcgccgagccccaaacagcgccccctagagtcagcgccgagcccgtcacagcgccccctggagtcagcgccgagcccgtcacagcgccccctagagtcagcgccgagcccgtcacagcgcccccttgAATCAGCGCCGactccgtcacagcgccccctagagtcagcgccgaccctgtcacagcgccccctagagtcagcgccgagactgtcacagcgccccctagagtcagcaccgaccccgtcacagcgcaccCTTgaatcagcgccgagcccgtcacagcgccctcTAGAGTCAGCGCctaccccgtcacagcgccccgaagagtcagcgccgtgcccgtcacagcgccccctagagtcagcgctgtgcccgtcacagcgccccctagagtcagcgccgaccccgtcacagcgccccctagagtcagcgccgagaccgtcacagcgccccctagagtcagcaccgaccccgtcacagcgcaccCTTGAATCAGCGCCGactccgtcacagcgccccctagagtctgCGCCGACCCTGTCACAGCGCCCCctcgagtcagcgccgagcccgtcacagcgccccctagagtcagcgccgactccGTCAAAGCGCCCCTTAGAATCAGCGCCGactccgtcacagcgccccctggagtcagcgctgagcccgtcacagcgccccctggagtcagcggtgagtccgtcacagcgcccccgagaGTCAGTCCCGACCCCATCACAGCGCCCCCAAGAGGCAGCGGCGAGCCCGTCACAGACCCCCTcgagtcagcgccgtgcccgtcacagcgccccctagaatGAGCGCCAACCCCGTCACAGCACCCCCTAGcatcagcgccgagcccgtcacagcgccccctggagtcagcgccgaccccgtcacagcgccacctagagtcagcgccgtgcccgtcacagcgccccctagagtcagcgccgtgcccgtcacagcgccccctagagtcagcgccgaccccgtcacaacgCCCCCAAgaatcagcgccgaccccgtcacagcgccccctagagtcagcgccgagcccgtcacagcgccttctagagtcagcgccgtgcccgtcacagcgccccctagagtcagcgccaagcccgtcacagcgccccatggagtcagcgccgaccccgtcacagcgccccctagagtcagcgccgagcccgtcacagcgccgcctggagtcagcgccgagcccgtcacagcgccccctagagtcagcgccgaccccgtcacagcgccccctcgagtcagcgccgagcccgtcacagcgcccccgagagtcagcgccgaccccgtcacaacgCCCCCAAgaatcagcgccgaccccgtcacagcgccccctagagtcagcgccgaccccgtcacagtgccccggagagtcagcgccgagcccatcacagcgcccccgagaggcagcgccgagcccgtcacagcgccccctggagtcagtgccgagcccgtcacagcgccccctagagtcagcgccgatccCTTCACAGCACCCCCTAGAGTCAGGGCcttgcccgtcacagcgccccctagagtcagcgccgagcccgtcacagcgccccctagagtcagcgccgaccccatCACTGCgcccccgagagtcagcgccgtgcccgtcacagcgccccctagagtcagcgccgagcccgtcacagcgccccctggagtcagcgccgaccccgtcacagcgccacctagagtcagcgccgtgcccgtcacagcgccccctagagtcagcgccgtgcccgtcacagcgccccctagagtcagcgccgagcccgtcacagcgccccctagagtcagcgccgaccccgtcacaacgCCCCCAAgaatcagcgccgaccccgtcacagcgccccctagagtcagcgccgagcccgtcacagcgccttcgagagtcagcgccgtgcccgtcacagcgccccctagagtcagcgccaagCCCGTCACAGCTAACCatggagtcagcgccgaccccgtcacagcgccccctagagtcagcgccgagcccgtcacagcgccgcctggagtcagcgccgagcccgtcacagcgccccctagagtcagcgccgaccccgtcacagcgccccctcgagtcagcgccgagcccgtcacagcgccccctagagtcagcgccgaccccgtcacaacgCCCCCAAgaatcagcgccgaccccgtcacagcgccccctagagtcagcgccgaccccgtcacagtgccccggagagtcagcgccgagcccatcacagcgccccctagagtcagtgccgagcccgtcacagcgccccctagagtcagcgccgatccCTTCACAGCACCCCCGAGAGTCAGCGCcttgcccgtcacagcgccccctagagtcagcgccgagcccgtcacagcgccccctagagtcagcgccgaccccgtcacaacgCCCCCGAgaatcagcgccgaccccgtcacagcgccccctagagtcagcgccgaccccgtcacagcgcccccgagagtcagcgccgagcccgttacagcgccccctagagtcagcgccgagcccgtcacagcgccccctagagtcagcgccgagcccgtcacagcgtcccctggagtcagcgccgagcccgtcacagcgccccctagagtcagcgccgtgcccgtcacagcgccccctagagtcagcgccgtgcccgtcacagcgccccctggagtcagcgccaagcccgtcacagcgccccctggagtcagcgccgaccccgtcacagcgcaccctagagtcagcgccgagcccgtcacagcgccccctggagtcagcgccgaccccgtcacagcgccccctagagtcagcgccgagcccgtcacagtgcccccgagagtcagcgccgagcccgtcacagcgcccccgagagtcagcgccgagcccgtcacagcgccccctaaaGTCAGTGCCGAGCCTGTCActgcgccccctagagtcagcgccgatccCTTCACAGCGCCCCCTcgagtcagcgccgtgcccgtcacagcgccccctggagtcagcgcaaagcccgtcacagcgccccctagagtcagcgccgaccccgtcacagcgccccctggagtcagcgccgagcccgtcacagcgccccctagagtcagcgccgagcccgtcacagcgccccctagagtcagcgccgacccggtcacagcgcccccgagagtcagcgccgtgcccttcacagcgccccctagagtcagcgccgtgcccgtcacagcgccccctggagtcagcgccgagcccgtcacagcgccccctggagtcagcgccgagcccgtcacagcgcccccaagagtcagcgccgaccccgtcacagcgcccccgagattcagcgccgaccccgtcacagtgcCCCCTCGAGTCAGCGCCgatcccgtcacagcgcccccaagagtcagcgccgactccgtcacagcgccccctagagtcagcgatgatcccgtcacagcgcccccccagcgtcagcgccgagccccaaacagcgccccctggagtcagcgatgagcccgtcacagcgccccctagagtcagcgccgagccccaaacagcgccccctagagtcagcgccgagcccgtcacagcgccccctggagtcagcgccgagcccgtcacagcgccccctcgagtcagcgccgagcccgtcacagcgcccccttgAATCAGCGCCGactccgtcacagcgccccctagagtcagcgccgaccctgtcacagcgccccctagagtcagcgccgagaccgtcacagcgccccctagagtcagcaccgaccccgtcacagcgcaccCTTgaatcagcgccgagcccgtcacagcgccctcTAGAGTCAGCGCctaccccgtcacagcgccccgaagagtcagcgccgtgcccgtcacagcgccccctagagtcagcgctgtgcccgtcacagcgccccctagagtcagcgccgaccccgtcacagcgccccctagagtcagcgccgagaccgtcacagcgccccctagagtcagcaccgaccccgtcacagcgcaccCTTGAATCAGCGCCGactccgtcacagcgccccctagagtcagcgccgaccctgtcacagcgccccctcgagtcagcgccgagcccgtcacagcgccccctagagtcagcgccgactccGTCAAAGCGCCCCTTAGAATCAGCGCCGACTCCGTCACAGCGCACCCTGGAGTCAGCgctgagcccgtcacagcgccccctggagtcagccgtgagtccgtcacagcgcccccgagaGTCAGTCCCGACCCCATCACAGCGCCCCCAAGAGGCAGCGTCGAGCCCGTCACAGACCCCCTcgagtcagcgccgtgcccgtcacagcgccccctagaatGAGCGCCAACCCCGTCACAGCACCCCCTAGCATCAGCGCCGAGcgcgtcacagcgccccctggagtcagcgccgaccccgtcacagcgcaccCTGgtgtcagcgccgagcccgtcacagcgccccccggagtcagcgccgtgcccgtcacagcgccccctagagtcagcgccgtgcccgtcacaTCGCCCCctcgagtcagcgccgagcccttcacagcgccccctagagtcagcgccgagcccttcacagcgccccctagagtcagcgccgtgcccgtcacagcgccccctcgagtcagcgccgagcccgtcacagcgccccatagagtcagcgccgaccccgtcacagcgccccctagagtcagcaccgagcccgtcacagcgccccctagagtcagcgccgaccccgtcacagcgccccctagagtcagcgccgaccacgtcacagcgccccctagagtcagcgccgagcccgtcacagcgcccctgagagtcagcgccgaccccgtcacagcgcccccgagagtcagcgccgagcccatcacagcgccccctagagtcagcgccgagcccgtcacagcgccccctagagtcagcgccgagcccgtcacagcgccccctagagtcagcgccgagcccgtcactgcgcccccgagagtcagcgccgtgcccgtcacagcgccccctagagtcagcgccgagcccgtcacagcgccccctggagtcagcgccgaccccgtcacagcgccacctagagtcagcgccgtgcccgtcacagAGCCCCCGAGAGTCAGTgccgtgcccgtcacagcgccccccaaagtcagcgccgagcccgtcacagcgccccctagagtcagcgccgaccccgtcacaacgCCCCCAAgaatcagcgccgaccccgtcacagcgccccctagagtcagcgccgagcccgtcacagcgccttctagagtcagcgccgtgcccgtcacagcgccccctagagtcagcgccaagCCCGTCACAGCACCCCatggagtcagcgccgaccccgtcacagcgccccctggagtcagcgccgagcccgtcacagcgccgcctggagtcagcgccgaccccgtcacaacgCCCCCAAgaatcagcgccgaccccgtcacagcgccccctagagtcagcgccgaccccgtcacagtgccccggagagtcagcgccgagcccatcacagcgcccccgagagtcagcgccgagcccgtcacagcgccccctggagtcagtgccgagcccgtcacagcgccccctagagtcagcgccgatccCTTCACAgcaccccctagagtcagcgccgtgcacttcacagcgccccctagagtcagcgccgagcccgtcacagcgccccctagagtcagcgccgaccccgtcacaacgCCCCCGAgaatcagcgccgaccccgtcacagcgccccctagagtcagcgccgaccccgtcacagcgcccccgagagtcagcgccgagcccgttacagcgccccctagagtcagtgccgagcccgtcacagcgtcccctagagtcagcgccgagcccgtcacagcgtcccctggagtcagcgccgagcccgtcacagcgccccctagagtcagcgccgtgcccgtcacagcgccccctagagtcagcgccaagcccgtcacagcgccccctggagtcagcgccgaccccgtcacagcgcaccctagagtcagcgccgagcccgtcacagcgccccctggagtcagcgccgaccccgtcacagcgccccctagagtcagcgccgagcccgtcacagcgccccctacagTCAGCGGTTagtccgtcacagcgccccctagagtcagcgccaacCCCGTCACAGCACCCCCTGGAGTCAGCGgccagcccgtcacagcgccccctagagtcagcgccgagcccgtcacagcgccccctagagtcagcgccgagcccgtcacagcgccccctggattcagcgccgaccccgtcacagcgccccctggaatcagcgccgaccccgtcacagcgccccctagagtcagcgcaaaccccgtcacagcgccccctcgtgtcagcgccgagcccgtcacagcgccccctagagtcggCGCCGattccgtcacagcgccccctggagtcagcgctgagcccgtcacagcgccccctggagtcagcgctgagcccgtcacagcgccccctggagtcagcggtGAGTCCGTCACAGCGCTCCCGAgggtcagcgccgaccccgtcacagcgccccctggagtcagcgccgagcccgtcacagcgccccctggagtcagcgccgtgcccgtcacagcgccccctagaatGAGCGCCAACCCCGTCACAgcaccccctagagtcagcgccgagcccgtcacagcgccccctggagtcagcgccgagcccgtcacagcgccgactccgtcacagcgcccccgagagtcagcgccgaccccgtcacaacgCCCCCAAgaatcagcgccgaccccgtcacagcgccccctagagtcagcgccgaccccgtcacagtgccccggagagtcagcgccgagcccatcacagcgccccctagagtcagtgccgagcccgtcacagcgccccctagagtcagcgccgatccCTTCACAGCACCCCCGAGAGTCAGCGCcttgcccgtcacagcgccccctagagtcagcgccgagcccgtcacagcgccccctagagtcagcgccgaccccgtcacaacgCCCCCGAgaatcagcgccgaccccgtcacagcgccccctagagtcagcgccgaccccgtcacagcgcccccgagagtcagcgccgagcccgttaCAGCGCCCcatagagtcagcgccgagcccgtcacagcgccccctagagtcagcgccgagcccgtcacagcgtcccctggagtcagcgccgagcccgtcacagcgccccctagagtcagcgccgtgcccgtcacagcgccccctagagtcagcgccgtgcccgtcacagcgccccctggagtcagcgccaagcccgtcacagcgccccctggagtcagcgccgaccccgtcacagcgcaccctagagtcagcgccgagcccgtcacagcgccccctggagtcagcgccgaccccgtcacagcgccccctagagtcagcgccgagcccgtcacagtgcccccgagagtcagcgccgagcccgtcacagcgcccccgagagtcagcgccgagcccgtcacagcgccccctagagtcagtgcCGAGCCTGTCActgcgccccctagagtcagcgccgatccCTTCACAGCGCCCCCTcgagtcagcgccgtgcccgtcacagcgccccctggagtcagcgcaaagcccgtcacagcgccccctagagtcagcgccgaccccgtcacagcgccccctggagtcagcgccgagcccgtcacagcgccccctagagtcagcgccgagcccgtcacagcgccccctagagtcagcgccgacccggtcacagcgcccccgagagtcagcgccgtgcccttcacagcgccccctagagtcagcgccgtgcccgtcacagcgccccctggagtcagcgccgagcccgtcacagcgccccctggagtcagcgccgagcccgtcacagcgcccccaagagtcagcgccgaccccgtcacagcgcccccgagagtcagcgccgaccccgtcacagtgcCCCCTCGAGTCAGCGCCgatcccgtcacagcgcccccaagagtcagcgccgactccgtcacagcgccccctagagtcagcgatgatcccgtcacagcgcccccccagcgtcagcgccgagccccaaacagcgccccctggagtcagcgatgagcccgtcacagcgccccctagagtcagcgccgagccccaaacagcgccccctagagtcagcgccgagcccgtcacagcgccccctggagtcagcgccgagcccgtcacagcgccccctagagtcagcgccgagcccgtcacagcgcccccttgAATCAGCGCCGactccgtcacagcgccccctagagtcagcgccgaccctgtcacagcgccccctagagtcagcgccgagaccgtcacagcgccccctagagtcagcaccgaccccgtcacagcgcaccCTTgaatcagcgccgagcccgtcacagcgccccctggagtcagcgccgagcccgtcacagcgcccccaagagtcagcgccgaccccgtcacagcgcccccgagagtcagcgccgaccccgtcacagtgcCCCCTCGAGTCAGCGCCgatcccgtcacagcgcccccaagagtcagcgccgactccgtcacagcgccccctagagtcagcgatgatcccgtcacagcgcccccccagcgtcagcgccgagccccaaacagcgccccctggagtcagcgatgagcccgtcacagcgccccctagagtcagcgccgagccccaaacagcgccccctagagtcagcgccgagcccgtcacagcgccccctggagtcagcgccgagcccgtcacagcgccccctagagtcagcgccgagcccgtcacagcgcccccttgAATCAGCGCCGactccgtcacagcgccccctagagt
Coding sequences:
- the LOC137326847 gene encoding perilipin-4-like translates to MGSGLTLGGAVTDSPLTPGGAVTGSALTPGGAVTESALILRGALTESALTLGGAVTGSALTRGGAVTGSALTLGGAVTESALIQGCAVTGSVLTLGGAVTVSALTLGGAALTLEGAVTGSALIQGCAVTGSVLTLGGAVTVSALTLGGAVTGSALTLGGAVTESALIQGGAVTGSALTLGGAVTGGAVTESALTLGGAVTGSALTRGGTVTGSALTLGGAVTGSALTLGGAVTGSALTPGGAVTGSALIQGCAVTGSVLTLGGAVTVSALTLGGAVTGSALTLGGAVTESALIQGGAVTGSALTLGGAVTGDAVTGSALTLGGAVTGSALTLWGAVTGSALTLGGAVTGSALTLGGAVTGSALILGGVVTGSALTLGGAVTGSALTLGGAVTGKALTLGGAVKGSALTLGGAVTGSALTLGGAVMGSALTLRGTVTGSALTLGGAVTGSALILGGVVTGSALTLGGAVTESAL